The Acidimicrobiales bacterium DNA window GACATATGCATGGCCGACGAGGGACGGTCGTTCATCTACCTGCCCTCGCTGAACTACGCCGCGGGAAACCTCGACGCCGTGGGCCAGATGCTGGCCCATCCCCACACCGTGCCCGGCCTCTCCGACGGCGGCGCCCACGCCCGCTACGACCTCCCGGCCGGGGGCAAGCGGCTGTTGCAGTCCGCCGAGGGCTACCTGCACACGTTCGTGGCGGGCACCGAGGTCTACGCCGGCGGCCGGCACACCGGTGAGCTGGTGGGGCGCCTGGTCCGCGGCCCTCAGGCCGCCCCCGCCGCCTGATCCCCATCGCCTGAATCCCGCCGCCACGGCGCGACGGCCCGACGCGGCAATCAGGTGCTTTTCCCCATTGGCCCGCTATGGGCGCGCGCTACAGCCGGATCCAAGAGCCTTCCAAGGGGGGTCCCGCAAGCTGAACACATGGAAAGCGGGATGCGGAACGGGATCCCCGAAAGCTCGAGGGAGGTGAACTGGATGCGTGGAAGCTCTTGGTCGCGGCGTGGTAGCTCGTGGAGTCGGCGCGGTAGCTCCTGGTCCTAGAACCTGCCCTGCTGAGGGCAGGCCCTAGGCCGCCGGTCAGCGCTCTCCGAACTGGCAAGTGGGGTGAGCGCGTGGCCTGTCTCATGTATCGGCAGGCAGAGGAGATCTCTTGATGCCTCTCCTCTCCTCTGCCCGCCGGATGCACCTGATGTCGCAGTCGTCCTGATTATCCGAGTCGGGTTCGTCCCGAGTGAGCGGAGTACCTCTGATGCTGTCGAGCGGACCGCGGGAACTGATCCGGCCCCTGGCCGACCGCAACATCCGCTTGTTGTGGGGGGCGCAGCTGACGAGCGAGCTGGGGGACTGGTCCGCCCGGATCGCCCTCGCCGTCCTCGTCTACTCCCGGACCCACTCCGCCCTGGCGACCGGGCTCGTCACCACCGCCTCGGTCCTTCCCTACGCGCTGCTGGGAACGGTGCTGGCGGCCATGGCCGATCGCCACCCCCGCCGCACCGTGATGGTCATCGCCGACGTGGTGCGGGCCGTGCTCTACGGCCTGATCGCCCTGCCGGGAGTGCCGACGGCGGTGCTGCTCGGCGCCGCCCTCGTGGCCGGGATGGCCACACCCCCCTTCGAAGCCGCCCGCTCGGCGGTCCGCGTGGAGCTGGTGGCCGACGACCGGGCCCTGGGCTCGGTCAGCGCCCTGTACGCGATGACGTCCCAGTTCGGGGTGGCCCTCGGCTTCCTCTGCGGCGGTGGGCTGACCGCCATCCTCGGCGCCAACACGACCCTCGGCCTCAACGCCGGCTCGTTCCTCCTCTCGGCCGCGCTGATCAGCCGGCTGCGGGGCGCACGGGACCGGTCGGCGCCGGAGGCCAGCGCCCGCGAGCACCTCTCAGCAGGCGCCCGGGCCCTGTGGGGTGACCCGCTGCTCCGCCGCTGCCTCCTGCTCGGCGTGGTGGCGGCGCTGGCCGGCACGGTCCCCGAGTCGCTGGGGGCCGTCTACGCGCGGGGGTCGGCGGGCCACGCCGGCGTCCTGCTCGCCGCCGGTCCCATCGCCATGATCGTGGTCAGCCCCTGGCTGCCGACCGTGGGGGACCACGCCCGCCTGGTCCGCATCGCCAGCGGGGTCCTACTCGCCGGCGCCCTGGTCGGCCTGATCGGCTTCACCTTCGGCACCTTCTTCCCCCTGGCCCTGGTGGGCTGGGCGGGGGCGGGCATCGGCTTCGCGGTCGTGGTCCCCGCCGGCCCCGTCGTCGCCCGCCGGCTCCCCGCCGAGGGCCGGGCGGCGGCCTTCGGCCTGCTGCAGTCGGCCATGCTCGGGGGGTACTGCGTGGCCGGGGCCGCCGGTGGCGCCGTGGCCGGGGTCATCGGCGTGCTGCCGACGTGCGTGGCCGTCAGCTGCCTGGCCATCGCGGTCGGCGGCTACATGACCCTGGTCCGGGTCGAGCCCGCCGGGGACGGGGCCGTCGTGGAGACCGAGCCCGCCACCGAGATCGACATCCGCGAGCTCCCCGCTCCGGAGCCGGTGCTGGTCCTGGCCGACGGGGCGTGACGGTCCGGGGGGCCTAAGGCACCCGGTCCGAACGACGCCGCCCCCACCGCCGCCGGTCGGCGCCGCGCCGGTCGGAGGTCGCGCTCACCTCCACGTCGTCGGCCGGCTCGCGCCGGTCCCCCTGCCGGCGTTTGAGGTTCCGCCGCTCGGGCCCGCTCCACACCGTCGTCGGCGAGCCGAGGATGGCGTCGGGTGCCGCCGACAGCGCGTCGAGGGTCACCAGGTCGATGACGTCGCTGTCCCACGCCCTCGTCCACGCCGGCCCGAACTCGTCGCCGCCCAGGGCCTGCTCCACGGCGGCGGCGGCGAAGTCCCGGTCGCTCTCCTCCACCCTCGTCGGCTCGAGCCCGGCCGCCTGGCGCGTGTAACGGGCCACCAGCATGAGCCGGGCCGCCTGGGGGGGCCGCCCCTCCAGCAGCACCGCCTCGGCCAGGGCCTCCAGGCTGGCCGCCGTCGTCCGGGCGTCCCCGGCCTGGCGCGCCAGCTCCAGGGCCTCCTCGGCCAGGCTGGCCCCGCCCGGGTCGCCGTTGCGGGCCCGCACCCGGGCCAGATACGAGAGGGCCTGGGCCGGGTTCCTCCGGTAGCCGAAGCCCCGGGACGGGCCGATCGAGGCCTGGAGCAGCTCGGCGGCCCGGTCGAGCTGGCCCTGGTGCAGGGCCAAGTGGCCGGCCGTGCACGCGACCGACGCCACGTCCCCGGGGTAGCCGTGGGCTCCCAGCTGCTTGAGGGCCCGTTCGCACAGCTCCTGGGCCTCGTCGAGCTGGCCGCGCTCGAACGCCACCCGGCCGAGCAGCTCGCAGGACTGGCCGATCCCCCGCCCCAGCCCGAGGTTCTCGCACAGCCGGAGGCTCTCCCGGCCCAGCTCCTCGGCCCGTCCGTCGTCCCCGGTGGCCAGGATCAGCGTCCCGAAGTGGCGGGCCGCCTCGGCCTGGCCCCAGGGCTGACCGATGGCCCGGAACCCCACCAGGCTCTCCTCGTACAGCCGGGTGGAGGTCGGCAGATCCCCCTGGTCGCGGGCCAGCCCGGCCAGCATCAGCTTGGCCCCGGCCACACCTTCGGCGTCCCCACACGTCTCGAACAGGGTCAGGTACTGGCCGGCCAGCGCCGCCGCCCGGGTGAGGTCCCCCTTGTCCCAGGCCAGCTGGCCGAGGACCCGGCGGGCGTGGCCCTCCCAGTAGGCGTCGCGACACCGGTGGAAGCCCGCCACCGCGTCCCGGGCGAGGTCCTCGGCGCGCACCCGGTCCGATCCCTCCAGGCGGAGCAGCTCGGCTTCGACCGCGGCCAGATGGGACCGGGACCAGTCGTCCCG harbors:
- a CDS encoding MFS transporter; the encoded protein is MSGVPLMLSSGPRELIRPLADRNIRLLWGAQLTSELGDWSARIALAVLVYSRTHSALATGLVTTASVLPYALLGTVLAAMADRHPRRTVMVIADVVRAVLYGLIALPGVPTAVLLGAALVAGMATPPFEAARSAVRVELVADDRALGSVSALYAMTSQFGVALGFLCGGGLTAILGANTTLGLNAGSFLLSAALISRLRGARDRSAPEASAREHLSAGARALWGDPLLRRCLLLGVVAALAGTVPESLGAVYARGSAGHAGVLLAAGPIAMIVVSPWLPTVGDHARLVRIASGVLLAGALVGLIGFTFGTFFPLALVGWAGAGIGFAVVVPAGPVVARRLPAEGRAAAFGLLQSAMLGGYCVAGAAGGAVAGVIGVLPTCVAVSCLAIAVGGYMTLVRVEPAGDGAVVETEPATEIDIRELPAPEPVLVLADGA